Genomic segment of Nothobranchius furzeri strain GRZ-AD chromosome 12, NfurGRZ-RIMD1, whole genome shotgun sequence:
TGATAAAGTTCAAGCCTAAAAGCCATCAGCTCTGGAGGCTTTTATCTGCCACGCTGCAGAGAAACAAACACACCTTGTCCACATGGTTTGTTATTTCAAGCACCCTGGCCTCCACCGTCTTCCTGCTGCCGAACTTCTTAAACTACAGACAGATGATTCAGATCAGGATCCAAACCAGCAGCATCTCTTTTCATCATTTTACTGCATTTAAACCAGAGAATCAATGAGAGGAATCGAACCTCGGTGttgtccaccaccaccaccagctccACCGTTCGGGGTTTTGCTTTAACATCGCCGGTCTGGGCTCTGCTTTTCTGTGGAGCGTAAAAAGAACTAATATCAGAAATGGTAATAAGTAAACAGTTAAAGTGTCAGAATTAGGAGTCAATATCGGACCCAAAACAGAGATGATGCACATTCAAAGACCTGGGATCATTTAGATCCTCGTTTCCTGCTGATATTTGATCTTCTGCTCAGTTTAAGACTAAATCCAAATAATCTGTGAACGTGCCGGGTCTTTACCAGACTGCCGAGCTGGAAGAGTCCAGACGGACGAGCTCCGTGGTCGTAGAAAGTGGTTGTGTTTCCATGGGAACAggagctcctcttcctcctcaggtGTTTGTAGTTGTAAACAGCATGAAGACGGAGATCAGCTGGAGCTTCGGAGCTGTCTCTGTcatcctgctgctcctcctcctcctcaccagcAAGAGGTTCAATCAGGTACATCTGGTCTTGGAGGGTCACGACCCCGCTGTAGAGAGGAACGGGGACTTCAGAGCAGATCCGACTAAAGAAAAATGGAATCACTACAAGTTACTCACTTGATTCCTGAGCAGAGTTGGATGCTGGCAGAAGAGTCCTCCACTCCCACCACACGTCCGTGGTAGTAGCAGTGACCCTGGAAGGATGATGATCGGTTTATTTAAGTCTTTCATTCCTTCATGAGAGATTTGGTCGTTTCTAAAACATCTGAATGTTTCTCAGTAGCTTCAACAGAGGAATTGATTTCTGTAATCTCTCATGAGGAACTTAGTGGTTAAGAAACTGTCCTTTTATATTTTGTAATAAGTAATGAGGACGACTGCGATCAGAACAGATGACGAAACGTCTTTTACATCCGCTAATGTTGCTCTATGGAGCGTCTACATCTAATTAAATTAATGCGACCGGGTCCATCCAAAGCTACAGTACAGAGTTCACCAAACCACAAAATGAGAAAATTACTTCACTGGCCACATAAAAGGACCAGCTGTTCTATTTATGAGTCAAACCGAAGAATCTAAACATGCTAAATAGAATCAGAAGAACAAACAGAAACAAACCTTTAAGTCTGGAGTAGATGACACTTGGTGGCCTTGATCAGAATAATAAGTCACAGTGAAGTTATTTCCAACAAGATCCCTGAAAAGACAAATGTTTGTTTCTCGTTATAAATGTCAGGTTTCACCGAAGCAGTAAAACAACAGAGCTTGTTTTTATAAAGGAGACAAAAACTTTTATTACTTGTTCCTTTCCAGGTGGAGAGTGTAGCTTTCCCCAGCAATCGCCACTGAGTATCGGACCACGTCTGGGTGTTCCTGTTCAGCAGAAAGTGGTTTAAGTGTCTTTTATAtattgcctctcaagataaaaatcaccaggCTCTTCACAAGAACAattcaaaatataaaaaagatgaaaaaaatatggctaaaattagaaaataaattaTGATTAAAAATGCAAGGAAACGGAAAgagggacgtgtgtgtgtgtgtgtgtgtgtgtgtgtgtgtgtgtgtgtgtgtgtgtgtgtgtgtgtgtgtgtgtgttaccttgtATGTAGCAGCATCATCCAAACGAGAATCCATCAGTTTCACTGGAATCACTTTTTGGTATTTTAGTACATGAGGAAGATTCTTCACATCACCCAGAGTTAGACCTGCAAGAACCAGGAATTAttacagaaaagaaagaaagaaagaaagaaagaaagaaagaaagaaagaaagaaagaaagaaagaaagaaagaaagaaagtctaACCCCATAAAGAAAAGCAAATCCATGTAAAATATCCGGTGTGTGACATGTTGCTCTGCCGGACGGATTCTGTCTTTGTGAGTTCCACgactcaaatggaaatatcttcaGCTCTCCGCCCATCTGCTGTAACATCCTGGCCATTCTCATGTGAAGCTGACTAACGTTGCCAGaatttatttttcttagaatGACAAAAACTCCAAATGAGGTAAAGTGAAAAGGGAATAAAACACAATTAAAGCGATCCGCAACAGCATTTCGATGTTTAGGCAGCTATTTTAAAAAGCAATTCGTATAGTTTTAATCACAAAAATGTTACGAAGTTAAACAACAGCTGGTCCTCtttgaaaaacaaacacacaaacaaacaaataaacaaaaacaacaacaatgtttcataaataaaagaatgaaaactaTCGAGTTCCTAGAGCTGAGCACAGACCGGCGTTATTAATTATTTGTCGCCATCTAGCGGTGAAACAGACTAACGTTTGTTAACTTGCAACCAATGGAAATCAAATTTTAGACAAAGCCAAATAATAATATTTTGCTATCCTAAACGAATTATTTTGTTTGATGAATGACATAAACTACACAAATTCTGTATTGTTCAAAttgatgttttttgtttgttgcaaactaattatttaattaatgtgGAAAAAATGTTTAGCATGTATTTTTACCCTGTTTTATATAAAAAATGCAGTTAGCTTTAACTAAAGCAGTTGTTCTTGTAATGAATGATTAAGATGATCAATCTTTAGCCTGGTTTTGAGCGAAGAAACACCAAACCTAACAATACCAGGAGGGGGCGCTCTTGTACAAGATTTCGGTGTGGACAACCGCCTACAATCTTTAGTATGCAATGACGTAATCATTTTGCGCCAATTTCTAACCAAAACACACGGAAAAAAGCACCGCGCGACGGCTGGAGACGTTTAAATGACAATGTAATGAAAAGTGTTGTAAACAATGCTGCAGCCAGACTTGAATCTACTCGTGACGGCAGGAGAAGATGTTTTAACGAGAAGCAGCGATGAAAGGCGCCCGACAGAAGCTCCAGAGAAGCAGGAGAACCCGTTTGACTTCACTCCGCAGCTCCTTCGCCTCCACAAAGACCACGAACTGTTCgaggtaaaaacaaacaaactaaacaaAAGGTGACCAAACAGACTCCAATATGTTGTTCTGCTGCAACATGAGAAGAGACGGTTTATTTGATCGTTTGCCtcaaactaatgaaaatcccttcAACAGGATGGAGACATCCAGAGACACCTGTCTATACAAGACCTCTTCATTTCAGAGACAGAAGACACATCTGCGCTCAGGTAGGACAGTTATGGCCCTGCTTCATGTCCTACAGAAATAGACTTCAGTTAACCCGACAAACAGAGCTCATCATTCACCGACACGTAGAAGCAAGCGGGCTTACCATAAAAATGGGAAAACAAATATATTATATATCTTATTACATTTACGACCATCTTTGCCATTTTGGTCACTGGCCACAATCTTCTAAAAAAGTTATTTGTTATTATAATTATGCCAGTGGAAAGGCATCTGCGCTGAAGATATCTGCTTTAAATTTTTCTTGACAGAAATAATGACCAGAGCTTTTTTCGTTACCCTGAATGCTCAAAGTCACACATATCAAGTCTCCTCCTGCagatttattctttctttctcctCTTCTGGTTTTATCCCAGCGTGTCGGAGTTTGGCTGTCACATCTCCGGCTGCAGCGCTGTCTTCAGTACTTTGGACGACTATGAGCACCACTACAACTCTCTTCACAGACACGTGTGCTGCTCCTGCCGCTGCTCCCTGCCCACTGCTCGTCTCCTCGACATTCACATCCAGGAGTGGCATGACTCTCTTTTCACTGTCCTCGCCCAAAGGCAAGACATGGTAATGTCCCGACACTAGTTTTCTGAAAATACCACCCCCCCCCTTCAAAAAAAGGTTAAAAGtcaattattttaaatgttttcaaaagcaataaataaataaaacatctaaACTGACTTTCCAACAATTTTGTATTTTTCAGTACCAGTGCCTAGTTGAGGGTTGTGGACAGCAATTTAGGACTAGTAAACAAAGGAAAGACCATCTGATAATGAGTCACAAGTATCCTCCAGACTTCAGatttgacaaaaacaaaaagggaAGAGGGTAAGGCAACATGTAGTATTTCCACCAGATAGTGCTATGTTTGGGGATCTCTTTTAACCTTCATCAGCAGTTTTCTGTTTAATTCAAATTATTGTAATTAAAATGggattttgtttttaaatatcaCTTTTTTAAAAGAACCAAAGAAGCAAAGAGACAGCAGCAGAAGAACACAGCAATGGAGGTTGTAGGTGTTGTGCAGGAGTCTCAGGGTGTGTGTGAGAGTATAAGTGATGATCCTGAGGAAGAACAATCCATGGAAACGCATGTGTCTAGTGAAGAAGGTGCTGCAGCTCAGAGCTCCGAAACACACACGGCTCAAATAAAACCACAATACTCACACAGGTTGGTCACTGTTGATTCATCCTTTTGGTGTAAGACaaaatgaatattttatttttttatttttttagagcaCACATTTTACAGTCATCCTAAATCAAATCGTGACCCATTAACTTGTCTGAAAGTGAATTATTCTCACATGAATCTCAATTTTTGGGTAA
This window contains:
- the znf511 gene encoding zinc finger protein 511; translation: MLQPDLNLLVTAGEDVLTRSSDERRPTEAPEKQENPFDFTPQLLRLHKDHELFEDGDIQRHLSIQDLFISETEDTSALSVSEFGCHISGCSAVFSTLDDYEHHYNSLHRHVCCSCRCSLPTARLLDIHIQEWHDSLFTVLAQRQDMYQCLVEGCGQQFRTSKQRKDHLIMSHKYPPDFRFDKNKKGRGTKEAKRQQQKNTAMEVVGVVQESQGVCESISDDPEEEQSMETHVSSEEGAAAQSSETHTAQIKPQYSHRVPPTVCFGHGSVRGFRGGRSRRK